The Martelella sp. AD-3 genome includes a region encoding these proteins:
- a CDS encoding ABC transporter ATP-binding protein, whose translation MSRTDQKPFIKLDGVKKVFNVGGSEFLAVQDVSLEIREGELVSIVGPSGCGKSTVLSILSDLNKATEGTIEIGNEHSPFTPGRDVGMVFQKALLLKWRTILDNVLLPAEILGLPQKESRERAADLLDMVGLAKFADAYPQQLSGGMQQRASIARALVHDPRLILMDEPFGALDALTRERMNLELLRIWKESRKTILFVTHGIQEAVFLGSQVAVMTAGPARMAAHFDIELPEPRTLDVKTTEKFGAYTREIYHLLGLN comes from the coding sequence ATGAGCCGGACGGACCAGAAACCTTTTATCAAGCTTGATGGCGTCAAGAAGGTGTTCAATGTCGGCGGCAGCGAATTCCTTGCTGTGCAGGACGTTTCGCTCGAAATCCGGGAGGGCGAGCTCGTCTCGATCGTCGGGCCATCCGGTTGCGGCAAGTCGACGGTCCTGTCGATCCTTTCCGATCTCAACAAGGCCACCGAAGGCACGATCGAGATCGGCAATGAACACTCGCCGTTCACCCCCGGCCGGGATGTCGGCATGGTGTTCCAGAAGGCGCTGCTCTTGAAGTGGCGCACCATTCTCGACAATGTCCTGCTGCCGGCCGAGATCCTTGGCCTGCCTCAAAAGGAAAGCCGCGAACGCGCCGCCGACCTTCTGGACATGGTCGGCCTTGCGAAATTCGCCGACGCCTACCCGCAGCAACTTTCCGGGGGCATGCAGCAACGCGCCTCGATTGCTCGCGCCCTGGTTCACGATCCGCGCCTTATCCTGATGGACGAGCCCTTCGGCGCACTCGACGCCCTCACGCGCGAGCGCATGAACCTCGAACTGCTGCGCATCTGGAAGGAGAGCCGCAAGACAATACTGTTTGTCACCCACGGCATTCAGGAAGCGGTGTTCCTCGGCTCGCAGGTCGCCGTCATGACTGCAGGCCCTGCCCGCATGGCTGCTCATTTCGATATCGAACTGCCGGAGCCCCGAACGCTCGACGTCAAGACGACCGAGAAATTCGGCGCCTATACCCGTGAAATCTATCATCTGCTCGGACTGAACTGA
- a CDS encoding ABC transporter permease translates to MTLRHYSYAIASHIGFILLWQAVVVLADVPTYILPTPLQTIAELSEGSYNWGMQIWVTTLEIFGGYALAVVVGVALSVLFVWIPALNNSLMPLLVTLNMVPKVAMAPLFIIWFSYGIVPNMIIAFTICFFPIVLTTYRGLIEVEPDLINLVKALKASRWQIFVKIQLPGSLPYLFSGMKVAAILAVAGAVVGEFIASDKGLGNFLLIQQNALNTPAMMMALLLITAIGMTLYGFVLVLEYIFITRKEIAA, encoded by the coding sequence ATGACCCTACGCCACTATTCCTACGCCATCGCTTCCCATATCGGCTTCATCCTGCTGTGGCAGGCGGTCGTCGTGCTCGCCGATGTGCCGACCTATATTCTTCCGACGCCGCTACAGACCATCGCCGAACTTTCGGAGGGATCCTATAACTGGGGCATGCAGATCTGGGTGACCACCCTCGAGATCTTCGGCGGCTATGCGCTGGCGGTTGTCGTCGGCGTGGCGCTGTCGGTCCTGTTCGTGTGGATCCCGGCTCTCAACAATTCGCTGATGCCCCTGCTCGTCACGCTCAACATGGTGCCGAAGGTGGCGATGGCGCCGCTGTTCATCATCTGGTTCAGCTACGGCATCGTCCCCAACATGATCATCGCCTTCACGATCTGCTTCTTCCCGATCGTGCTGACGACCTATCGCGGACTGATCGAGGTCGAACCGGACCTTATCAATCTAGTCAAAGCGCTGAAGGCGAGCCGCTGGCAGATCTTCGTCAAGATCCAGCTTCCAGGTTCCCTGCCCTACCTGTTTTCCGGCATGAAGGTTGCTGCCATTCTGGCGGTTGCCGGGGCCGTTGTCGGCGAGTTCATCGCCTCCGACAAGGGGCTCGGCAATTTCCTGCTGATCCAGCAGAACGCGCTGAACACGCCCGCGATGATGATGGCCCTGCTGCTGATCACGGCGATCGGCATGACGCTCTACGGTTTCGTGCTGGTGCTTGAATACATCTTCATCACGCGCAAGGAGATTGCGGCATGA
- a CDS encoding ABC transporter substrate-binding protein, translated as MRKYMTFVMTTALCAAGASTVSAADLSLQLNWKAGGDHAPIYYALEQGWYEDAGVDLDVRQGSGSGASAKALAVGQVDLAIIDTPTALQFIGNDTPIKGVFVAYNDSPYGIYWKKSSGIETVADLKGRKIGAPAFDAARQMWIPIANALDLDPDSVEWVNLQPTAKVAALQSGAIDATTHFYSVHFIYEDVLGDDLGYALLRDEGLNPYGLAYFASDDSIAEKHDAIETMVHVTQRAFAVCLKDPAPCAKALSEAVSMKESDAARELEYASRVMPGLDNPLAIGEWDVERVVADYDLVEASFEITPFDPKTAVTNEFIDTSIKYPAAK; from the coding sequence ATGCGAAAGTACATGACATTTGTGATGACAACCGCGCTTTGCGCAGCCGGCGCCAGCACCGTTTCTGCCGCGGACCTGAGCCTGCAACTGAACTGGAAGGCCGGCGGCGATCACGCCCCGATCTATTATGCGCTTGAACAGGGCTGGTATGAGGATGCCGGCGTCGATCTCGATGTACGCCAGGGCTCCGGCTCGGGCGCTTCCGCCAAGGCGCTGGCCGTTGGCCAGGTCGATCTTGCCATCATCGATACGCCGACCGCGCTCCAGTTCATAGGCAATGACACGCCGATCAAGGGCGTGTTCGTCGCCTATAATGACAGCCCCTATGGCATCTACTGGAAGAAAAGCTCCGGCATTGAAACCGTGGCCGACCTCAAGGGCCGCAAGATCGGGGCGCCCGCCTTCGACGCGGCCCGGCAGATGTGGATCCCGATCGCTAACGCGCTCGACCTCGATCCCGATTCCGTCGAGTGGGTGAACCTGCAGCCGACGGCCAAGGTCGCAGCGCTCCAGTCGGGCGCGATCGATGCAACGACCCATTTCTATTCGGTGCACTTCATCTATGAGGACGTGCTTGGCGATGATCTGGGCTATGCACTTCTGCGTGACGAGGGACTGAACCCTTACGGGCTCGCCTATTTCGCCAGCGACGATTCAATTGCAGAAAAGCATGATGCCATCGAAACCATGGTGCATGTCACCCAGCGCGCCTTCGCCGTCTGCCTTAAAGACCCCGCCCCATGCGCCAAGGCGCTGTCGGAAGCCGTCAGCATGAAGGAGAGCGACGCCGCCCGCGAACTCGAATATGCCTCACGCGTCATGCCTGGCCTCGACAATCCGCTGGCGATCGGCGAATGGGACGTTGAACGCGTCGTCGCCGACTATGATCTCGTCGAAGCATCCTTCGAGATCACGCCGTTTGACCCCAAGACCGCTGTCACCAATGAGTTCATCGACACGTCGATCAAATATCCGGCGGCGAAATAG